The following proteins come from a genomic window of Gloeocapsa sp. DLM2.Bin57:
- the rlmN gene encoding 23S rRNA (adenine(2503)-C(2))-methyltransferase RlmN: MTKTSTKLLGKSLPELTTWVETQGQPSYRGKQLYDWLYHKGARSLSEISVFPKQWREEIVDTAIGRSTIQHCNIAPDKTRKYLLGLEDGLIVETVGIPTSKRLTVCVSTQVGCAMQCDFCATGKGGFKRNLKAYEIIDQVLTVQNDFKRRVSHVVFMGMGEPLLNLKEVLVALRSINQDIGIGGRSLTLSTVGIVGKIRELAEQRLQLTFALSLHAPNQELREQLIPTAVHNPLGQLLTESREYVNITGRRVTFEYILLASVNDFPAQAQELAKLMRGFQSHVNLIPYNPISEADYQRPDKQRVQDFVDILTEKQVAFSVRYSRGLAANAACGQLRASQARNEA; encoded by the coding sequence ATGACTAAAACTAGTACCAAATTATTAGGTAAATCTCTCCCTGAATTGACTACTTGGGTAGAAACACAAGGACAACCAAGTTATCGAGGTAAACAACTCTACGACTGGTTATATCATAAAGGAGCGCGATCGCTCTCGGAAATCTCGGTTTTCCCTAAACAATGGCGAGAAGAAATCGTCGATACTGCGATCGGTCGCTCCACTATTCAACATTGTAACATAGCTCCTGATAAAACCCGTAAATATCTTTTAGGTCTCGAAGATGGTTTAATCGTGGAAACCGTTGGTATTCCTACTTCTAAACGCTTAACGGTTTGTGTTTCTACGCAAGTGGGTTGTGCAATGCAATGTGATTTTTGCGCTACTGGCAAAGGTGGATTTAAGCGTAATCTCAAAGCTTACGAAATTATTGACCAAGTGCTTACTGTGCAAAACGACTTTAAGCGTCGGGTATCTCACGTAGTCTTTATGGGTATGGGAGAGCCATTACTCAACCTCAAAGAGGTTTTAGTGGCTTTGCGCTCGATTAATCAAGATATTGGGATAGGAGGGCGATCGCTGACTCTTTCTACTGTAGGTATTGTGGGTAAAATTAGGGAACTCGCCGAACAACGTTTACAGCTTACCTTTGCTTTGAGTTTACACGCACCTAACCAGGAGTTACGAGAACAACTCATCCCAACCGCGGTACACAATCCCCTAGGACAACTATTAACCGAATCTAGGGAATATGTAAATATCACAGGACGTCGGGTAACCTTTGAGTATATCCTGTTAGCATCCGTCAACGATTTTCCCGCACAGGCCCAAGAATTAGCTAAGCTAATGCGAGGGTTTCAAAGTCACGTTAACCTGATTCCCTATAATCCTATCAGCGAAGCAGACTACCAACGTCCCGACAAACAAAGAGTCCAAGACTTTGTTGACATTTTAACAGAGAAACAGGTCGCTTTTAGTGTACGCTATTCGAGAGGTTTAGCAGCTAATGCAGCCTGTGGACAATTAAGAGCTTCTCAAGCTAGGAATGAGGCGTAA
- a CDS encoding replication restart DNA helicase PriA, whose product MTKTQVIIEVCCPNCGAQAQKTILDNKIVQTSCPKCDYLLISCLHTGKVVEAYAPGLIFTPHS is encoded by the coding sequence ATGACTAAGACACAAGTAATAATTGAGGTTTGTTGTCCTAATTGTGGTGCACAAGCTCAAAAAACTATTTTAGATAACAAGATAGTACAGACTAGCTGTCCTAAATGTGATTATCTGCTGATCAGTTGTCTCCACACTGGTAAAGTAGTGGAAGCTTATGCACCAGGATTAATATTTACGCCTCATTCCTAG